Proteins encoded by one window of Sus scrofa isolate TJ Tabasco breed Duroc chromosome 12, Sscrofa11.1, whole genome shotgun sequence:
- the LOC102159363 gene encoding putative uncharacterized protein FLJ38447, with product MQLLVRVPSLPERGELDCNICYRPFNLGVRAPRRLPGTARARCGHTLCTACLRELAARGESGGAAARVVRLRRVVTCPFCRAPTPLPRGGVTEVALDQDLWSRLEAKARAEREPAVAGGRVQESGEAEEEEEGSEKGAEPRSAGWRALRRLWTQVLAPARRWRRPLPCNVLYCPEIKDLAHMTRCAL from the exons ATGCAGCTCCTGGTGAGGGTGCCGTCTCTTCCGGAGCGGGGCGAACTGGACTGCAACATCTGCTACCGGCCTTTCAACCTCGGGGTCCGTGCGCCCCGCCGCCTGCCCGGCACGGCGCGGGCCCGCTGCGGCCACACGCTCTGCACCGCCTGTCTGCGCGAGCTGGCGGCGCGCGGCGAAAGCGGCGGGGCGGCCGCGCGCGTGGTGCGCCTGCGCCGCGTCGTCACGTGCCCCTTCTGTCGCGCGCCCACCCCGCTCCCGCGCGGCGGGGTCACGGAGGTCGCCCTGGACCAGGACTTGTGGTCGCGCTTGGAGGCAAAGGCGCGGGCTGAGCGCGAacctgctgtggctggtggccgGGTCCAGGAAAGCGGCGAGgcggaggaagaggaagaggggagcgAGAAGGGGGCGGAGCCTAGGAGCGCAGGGTGGCGCGCGCTCCGGCGGCTCTGGACCCAGGTGCTGGCGCCCGCGCGCCGCTGGCGGCGCCCGCTGCCCTGCAACG TGTTGTACTGTCCGGAGATCAAGGACTTGGCCCACATGACCCGCTGCGCGCTGTAA